The following proteins are encoded in a genomic region of Cryptomeria japonica chromosome 11, Sugi_1.0, whole genome shotgun sequence:
- the LOC131063083 gene encoding brassinosteroid-responsive RING protein 1, protein MGFPAGYCAPLIPTFLFKLLSELRNTICSLLSWQESSDSPSSTISPVFTDKILEILPVIVFRDFAEMEEDVACSVCLGSFEKDDEIRELCNCCHIFHRKCLDHWICHRQQTCPLCRRSLLPQMEEQEEEDNSNGWIVDQICYLLGQDLIVSGAQ, encoded by the coding sequence ATGGGATTTCCTGCAGGTTACTGTGCTCCTCTAATCCCAACATTTCTCTTCAAATTGCTCTCTGAATTACGTAATACAATATGTTCGCTCCTCTCTTGGCAGGAATCGTCTGATTCCCCCTCCTCTACCATTTCCCCTGTTTTTACAGACAAAATATTGGAAATTTTGCCTGTGATTGTATTCCGAGATTTTGCAGAAATGGAGGAGGATGTTGCTTGTTCCGTTTGCCTCGGCTCTTTTGAGAAAGACGATGAAATTCGAGAGCTGTGCAATTGCTGTCACATATTTCACAGAAAGTGTTTGGATCACTGGATTTGTCACCGTCAACAGACGTGTCCTCTCTGCAGGCGCTCCCTGCTTCCTCAAATggaggaacaagaagaagaagacaataGCAATGGATGGATTGTCGACCAGATCTGCTATCTCCTCGGACAAGATTTAATAGTTTCAGGAGCTCAGTAG